GCTGAAGGGGTTCAAGGACTTCCTGTTGCGGGGCAACCTGGTGGAGCTGGCCGTGGCCTTCGTCATGGGCGGGGCCTTCGGCCAGGTGGTGAGCGCTTTCGTGAGCGGGGTCCTCCTCCCCCTCATCGGGGCCCTGGGCGGGAAGCCCGATTTCTCCGCCCTGAAGGTGGGGCCGGTGCTCCTAGGCCGCTTTCTGGACGCGTTGGTCAACTTCGTGGTGGTGGCGGCAGTCCTCTACTTCCTGGTGGTGGTCCCCGTGAGCCGCCTCAGGCCCAAGCCCGAGGCCTCCGCCTCTCCCCCGGAGGAGGTTAGGCTTCTCCGGGAGATTTTGGAAGAGATACGGAAGAAGGCCGGAGCCGGTTGAAAAGGAAGAGGGCGAGGAAGCCCAGTCCGATCTCCGGGCTAGGCCGGAGGGTGAGGGAGAGGGCGAAGGCGTGGAAGAGGAGGCTCTCCAGGGCGTGGCGCGGGCTTTGGAGGAAGAGGGCCTTAAGCGCTGGGCCCTGGCGGAGGGCCAGAAGGCCAAGGTAGGGGAGGTAAGGCCAAGGTCCTGGGGAGAGGCCCAGGGCGGAGACGCCCAGGGTGGCGAAGGCCAAGGTCCGGGCGAAAGGGAGGGGGTCTGGCCTAAGAGGCCTCAGCTCCTCCCACCCCTTAGCCTCCTCTCCCGGCCAGGGGGCGCGGAAGAGAAGGAGCCTCTTGCCCTCGTGCCCGCCCAGGTAGAGGTAGGGGCTGGGGGCTACCCCTAAGGCGAGGAGGTGGGCGGGGTTTTCCTGGAGGGCCGCACACAGGGTGGGGTCCAGGGGAAGCCCGTCCACCAGGTACCAGGCGTGGGGCCTTCCGGAGAGGAGGAAGCCGTAGGCCCTTTCCACCCGGTGCCCAAGGTGGGCGAGGATTCCTGGCCAGGCCTCGGGAGGCTCCTTGAGGAGGGCCTCCCTCCAGGGCGGGCTGGCCTTCAGGGGGGTGGTCTGGAGGCGGAAGCGCACCTCCACCGCCTCCCCCTCCTCCAGGGCGAAGCGGGCGAGGAGGTTTCCCTGGGCCTCGTAGGCCTCGAGGGCCTTATGGGTCAGCGCGAGGCCGGTCACCCTTTGCCCGGGGAGGTCCTGGGGCAGGGGCAGGAGGTGCTCGCCAGCATGGAAGGCACGGAAGCGCAGGACCCAGTCGCCCATGCCTCCAGGGTACTCCCCATGGGCCGCTTGACGGCCGAGGCCCTAAAGGGTAGCCTCCGCATATGCAAGTTTGCGCATATGTTTATTTTGGGGAGGGCGGGTATGCCTAGCCCTCTCCACCAGTACAAAGCGGAGTTCTTCAAGGCCCTGGCCCATCCCCTCCGCCTGGCCATTCTGGATGCCCTCCGCTCGGGGGAGAAAAGCGTTTCCGCGTTACAGGAGGAGCTTGGGGTGGAGCAGTCCTCCCTTTCCCGGCAACTGGCTTTCCTCCGGGAGCGCGGCCTTCTGGAGGTGCGGCGTCAGGGGCCTTTGGCCTACTACCGGGTGAGGGATCCGGAGGTGTATGCCTTTTTGGATCTGGGGCGAAGGATCTTCCAGCGCCATCTCGAGGCCGAGCGCGGCCGCCTCGAGGCCCTGCGGGAGGGGGAATGACGCCCCTTGTGGGGGCTGCCCTCGGCGGCTTGGCCCTGGCGAGCCTTATTGGCCTCCGGGGCCCTGGCCGCCTGGCCTATCCTTTGGGGTTTTCCGGAGTATCCCTGGCGGTGGCGGGCGGGGTGGGTTGGGCCGAGGGATGGGGAGCCGGGGCGTTCTACCTGCTCCTTCTTGGGCTGGCGGTACTGGGCTTGGCGCCCTACCTTCCGGCCTACCTGGAGCTTCATCCCTCCCGGGCCTACGCCTTCTTGCTCCCCCTCTTCGTGGGGGCCATGGCCGGGGTGGCCTTGGCCCCGCCGGGGTATGCCTTTCTCTTCCTGTGGGAGGCGATGTCCCTCCTGGGGTACCTGCTCGTGGCCCTGGAAGGGGCCAAGGCGGTGGAGGGCGCCCAGGCCCTTTTCCTGGCGAGCCGCCTCTTCGGCCTCGGGCTCTACCTGGCCTTCCTGGGACAGGGTCGCCTGGGGCAGGATGCCGTCTGGCTGGGTCTGGTGCTGGGCTTCGGGGTCAAGGCGGCCCTCTTCCCCTTCCACGGGTGGCTTCCCCGGGCCCACCCCGTGGCCATCAGCCCCGTCTCCGCCCTTCTCTCCGGGGCCATGACCAAGCTTGGCCTTCTTGGGCTGTACCAGGCGGCCTTCTGGTTCGGCCCCCCGCCCCTTTGGGTGGGGCCTTCCCTGGTTACCTTGGGCCTTGCGGGAGCGGTCTACGCCCTGGTGCGGGGCCTGGCCGAGGAGGACTTTAAGGGAGCCTTGGCCTACTCCAGCGTGGAGAACCTCGGGCTCATGCTGGCGGCCTTGGGGGGCTATTTCGTTACCGGCCACCCCCTCTTCCGGGCCGCCTTCTTCCTCCACCAGCTGACCCATGCCCTCTTCAAGACCCACCTCTTCCTGGTGGCTGGCGTCTTAGGCGAAAGGCGGCTTTCCCGGCTGGGTGGCCTGTGGCGGCAGGCCCCGGGATTGGGGGCCCAAGCCCTCTGGGGGATGGCGGTGGGGGCGGGGCTTCCGCCGGGGCCCCTTTTCCTGGCCGAGTGGGCCCTGTACCTGGGGTTCAGCCGCGGCGGGTTTGGGCTTCCCCTGGGGGTGGGGGCCTTGGCCCTGGTGGGGGCCCTGGCCCTCTTTTACTATGTGCGCCTCTTCGGCCTGGCCTTTCTGGGTCAGCCTCGAGGCCCGGCCTCTTGGCACCTGGCGCCGGGCATGGTCCTGGGCCTGCGGATCCTGGGGGGCGCCCTCTTCCTTCTGGCCCTTTGGCCCGGCCTGGTCCTCGGGCCGCTGGGCGTCCAGGTTTACCCTAACGCTCCCCTGGCCCTTCTCCTCTTCGCCCTGGCCTACCTCCTCTACCGCCGCCTCCAGGCCCTACCCCACCGCACCTACAGCACCTGGGACTGCGGCCATCAGCCCCTCACGCCTAGAATGCAGCCCACAGGCCTTGGGTTCAGCCAGCCGGTTCTGCGGCTCTTTCCCTTTGTCCGCCTGCGGGAGGGGGAGCACCCCCACCTGGAGGAGCCGCTCCAGCGCCTCCTTCAGGTCATAGGCGAGGCCTACGCCAGGCTTGCCCGTCTTGTCCAGGGGTTGCAGTCAGGGAGCCTGCACCTTTACCTGCTCCTCCAGCTATTGACCCTGGTCCTGGTCCTGGGGGTGGTGTTGCTGTGAGCGCCCTCTTGCTCCTTTTCCTGGCCCCCCTCTTCACCGGGAGCGTCAAGTGGCTCAAGGCCCGGCTGACCCACCGCCTGGGGCCCTCGCCCCTCCTGGAGTACCAAAACCTTTTTAAGCTTTTGGGGAAGGCCTGGGTGCGCCCTGAGGTGGGCACCCCCCTTTTTCTCCTCGGGCCCGTCCTCGCCTTCCTGGCGAGTATGGCCGCAGCCAGCTTCCTGCCCCTTCTGCCCGGGCCCCACTTCGCGGGCGATGGGTTTCTGGCCCTCTACCTCTTGAACCTGGGGCGGTTTTTCCAGATGCTGGCGGCCTTGGACGCGGGGAGCGCCTTCGGAGCCCAGGGGAGCTACCGCGAGGGGCTCATTACGGTCCTGGCGGAGCCGGGGACGCTTCTGGCCTTGGTGGCCGCGGGGCTCTTGGGCGGGGAGTTTTCCCTTGCCCGTCTGCCTGTCCTGGACCCGGCCAACGCCTTGGTCCTGGTCCTGGTGCTGGCCTCCCTGGCCCTGGCGCTCCTGGCCGAAGGGGCCCGCATGCCCGTGGACGACCCCGCCACCCACCTGGAGCTCACCATGGTGCACGAGGCCCAGCTTTTGGACCACGCCGGCCCCCTCCTCGCCCTCTACGAGCTGGCCTCGGGGGTGAAGATGCTCTTCTACGCGGCCCTAATGGCCCTTTTGCTGCCTGGCCCCTCCTTTTGGGTCTTCCTGGGGATGGGCGCAGCCTGGGCCTTGGCCCTGGGCTACCTGGAGACCTACGGCGTGAAGCTTAGGTATCTGCGGCTTCCAGACTTTCTTTCTTACAACACCCTTTTTGGGGTGCTGGCCGTCCTGGGGGCGGTATGGAGGTTCTGAACACCCTGACCCTGGC
The sequence above is drawn from the Thermus islandicus DSM 21543 genome and encodes:
- a CDS encoding ArsR/SmtB family transcription factor, whose product is MPSPLHQYKAEFFKALAHPLRLAILDALRSGEKSVSALQEELGVEQSSLSRQLAFLRERGLLEVRRQGPLAYYRVRDPEVYAFLDLGRRIFQRHLEAERGRLEALREGE
- a CDS encoding respiratory chain complex I subunit 1 family protein; this encodes MSALLLLFLAPLFTGSVKWLKARLTHRLGPSPLLEYQNLFKLLGKAWVRPEVGTPLFLLGPVLAFLASMAAASFLPLLPGPHFAGDGFLALYLLNLGRFFQMLAALDAGSAFGAQGSYREGLITVLAEPGTLLALVAAGLLGGEFSLARLPVLDPANALVLVLVLASLALALLAEGARMPVDDPATHLELTMVHEAQLLDHAGPLLALYELASGVKMLFYAALMALLLPGPSFWVFLGMGAAWALALGYLETYGVKLRYLRLPDFLSYNTLFGVLAVLGAVWRF
- the mscL gene encoding large conductance mechanosensitive channel protein MscL; amino-acid sequence: MLKGFKDFLLRGNLVELAVAFVMGGAFGQVVSAFVSGVLLPLIGALGGKPDFSALKVGPVLLGRFLDALVNFVVVAAVLYFLVVVPVSRLRPKPEASASPPEEVRLLREILEEIRKKAGAG
- a CDS encoding proton-conducting transporter transmembrane domain-containing protein; the protein is MTPLVGAALGGLALASLIGLRGPGRLAYPLGFSGVSLAVAGGVGWAEGWGAGAFYLLLLGLAVLGLAPYLPAYLELHPSRAYAFLLPLFVGAMAGVALAPPGYAFLFLWEAMSLLGYLLVALEGAKAVEGAQALFLASRLFGLGLYLAFLGQGRLGQDAVWLGLVLGFGVKAALFPFHGWLPRAHPVAISPVSALLSGAMTKLGLLGLYQAAFWFGPPPLWVGPSLVTLGLAGAVYALVRGLAEEDFKGALAYSSVENLGLMLAALGGYFVTGHPLFRAAFFLHQLTHALFKTHLFLVAGVLGERRLSRLGGLWRQAPGLGAQALWGMAVGAGLPPGPLFLAEWALYLGFSRGGFGLPLGVGALALVGALALFYYVRLFGLAFLGQPRGPASWHLAPGMVLGLRILGGALFLLALWPGLVLGPLGVQVYPNAPLALLLFALAYLLYRRLQALPHRTYSTWDCGHQPLTPRMQPTGLGFSQPVLRLFPFVRLREGEHPHLEEPLQRLLQVIGEAYARLARLVQGLQSGSLHLYLLLQLLTLVLVLGVVLL